GCTCAATGCTTCGCTAATCACGCTAAAGCCTTCTTTGAGTAGCTTCTCGTAGTGAGCAATATCGCTCTCTTTAGTGAAGTTAAACGCAGCGAAGTTCTGCTCGATGTTCTGACGAGTGATGTTGACATCATCTGCTTCTGGTACGCCAGGAATGCCTTTCAGAATACCCTTGGTCGATGGCGTGATCAGTAGCTCAGGAAGCTTCTTATCTTTCTCTAAACCTTCTGGCATTTCGATGCCACAGAATTCACGTTCGCCATTAGCGTATGCGCGCCACATTGAACCGGTAATGTATTGGCGACAAATCGCTTCAATCATAACAGGGCGTGCTTTTTGTACGATCCAAACGAATGGGTGAGGGATATCTAGAATGTGGCTATCAGCCAGTCCGTTGTCTTTAAACAGCTTAAACCAGTGATTAGAGATAGCGTTGAGCGCGGCACCTTTACCAGGAACACCTTTCAAGCCACCTTCGCCATGCCAAATACAGTCAAATGCAGAGATACGGTCACTAATTACCATAATGGCTAACGGCGCATCAGGCGCGACATCGTAGCCTTTCTCTTTGATTAGTCTTTGACTATCTTCTTCGGTTAACCAGTAAACTGAACGAACTTTGCCACTGTGGACAGGTTTATCAGTACGGATGGGTAGATCATCATTTACGGCTAGAACTTGATCAGCGAGGCTCATTTAGACATTCCTATCTTTTATCAAACGTCGTACAGAGAAGTGCATAACACACTCGATTAGGTGGGCATTATACCCAATCTAAATTCAGCTTCCAGAGAAAAAGCAAACGTTTGCCTTTTTCTTTGAAATCTCTTTTTTATCTGCACTTTCCTAGCACTGAATTAATTGCAAAAAAACCTGCTCAATGCTGTCAGTGGTTTCAACAGTAAAGAGCAGGGCGGACAGTGTTTGATTAGTGGACATGATGCGTTGTGTTGTGTTCAACAAAGAAGACTTCACATTGGTATTGGATCGCAAGCTCACGCAAATACTGTTGACCAAATGAATCGATTTGGTTGCTTGCGATAATGGCACTCGCGTTTCGAGAGCGAATCGCTTTCTCTACAGTCTCCATTTCGCTCATTTGGCGAGAAGGTTTCATGTGAATGATGCGCTCACAGCAAATGTTGAACTGAGAGAGTTCTTTTGCTGATGGGCGAGGGGTTTGAGCAGTAAACAGTAACCACTGTTCTTGATTGGACAGCAAAGCCATACGCGCTAGCAAGTTTGCTTGGTGGCGATATTGATTAGAGCTTTGCGGCAGGTGTGATGCTGAAGAAAATGCGCATTGAACTAGCGTGCTAGAGTGTTGTGCTTTTACGTGAGCTTGAATCATTTTGCTGTCCTTATATACATGCTGTATGTGTATACAGTAGTTTTTATGGTACATAAGATCAAGAAATTTTTTGAGGGAATATTGAGCAAAACCTCGAAATCTGACTCGATATTTATATTAAGTCATTGTTTTAGATTATGTTTTTAAATTCGACTGAAATATCAAAATTTCTCATGATTAAGAAGGTTTGAGATCCATAGCACCTTTTCTATACAGGTTTATACAGTGGTTTGATAAAAGTACTGTATGAACGTTGAAAGGTGTTGTTGAGAGAGAAGGTCTCTTAAGCAGGGAAAAGGGTTTAAGGACTAAAGCGA
The Vibrio pelagius genome window above contains:
- a CDS encoding phosphoribosylaminoimidazolesuccinocarboxamide synthase; the protein is MSLADQVLAVNDDLPIRTDKPVHSGKVRSVYWLTEEDSQRLIKEKGYDVAPDAPLAIMVISDRISAFDCIWHGEGGLKGVPGKGAALNAISNHWFKLFKDNGLADSHILDIPHPFVWIVQKARPVMIEAICRQYITGSMWRAYANGEREFCGIEMPEGLEKDKKLPELLITPSTKGILKGIPGVPEADDVNITRQNIEQNFAAFNFTKESDIAHYEKLLKEGFSVISEALSKVDQTFVDTKFEFGYVNDAQGNEKLIYMDEVGTPDSSRIWDTQEYNKGNIVENSKEGFRQFLLNHFPDADILLNKERMPEREALARDNELPLDALMSLSRTYLDIAEKITGSKIELSENPKQEIVDILRAEYDLID
- a CDS encoding SulA-like leucine-rich domain-containing protein, yielding MIQAHVKAQHSSTLVQCAFSSASHLPQSSNQYRHQANLLARMALLSNQEQWLLFTAQTPRPSAKELSQFNICCERIIHMKPSRQMSEMETVEKAIRSRNASAIIASNQIDSFGQQYLRELAIQYQCEVFFVEHNTTHHVH